GCGCGTGTGGCGGTCAGGCCGGACTCATGTTCGCTGATCCTCGGACATCATGCGTCGCGCGATGAACGCGCAGACGATCAGCTGGATCTGGTGAAACATCATCAATGGCAGAATAACGGCGCCGACCTGCGCTGCGGGGAACAGCGCGCCTGCCATCGGTACGCCGGATGCGAGGCTCTTCTTCGAACCGCAAAAAAGCAGAACCACCGCATCTTCGCGTGACAGGCCAAGTCGGCGACCAGACCACCAGGTGATGGCGATGACCAGGGCAAGCAGGAGGCTGCAGGCGAGAAGAAGAAGCGCAAAATCGACGCCGGAGACGTGCAGCCACAGGCCTTCGATCACGGCGGCGCTGAAAGCGGTATAGACGACAAGCAGAATGGACCCGCGGTCGACGAGCGTAACCAGCTTCTTGTGACGTCCGACAAAGCCCCCGACCCACGGCCGCAGCAGATGGCCGAGCGCGAAGGGCAGGAGAAGCTGAAGCGCGATGGTGCGCAACGTACCGGCGGAAATCCCCACGTTTCCATCCGCGCCGGTCATCAGAAGCGTTACAAGCGCCGGCGTGATCACCATGCCGAGCAGGTTCGAGAAGGACGCGCTGCACACCGCGGCGGCGACATTGCCGCGCGCGATCGCGGTGAAGGCGATCGACGACTGTACCGTCGAGGGCAGCAGTGTCAGGAACAGGAGTCCCCGAGCCATCTCGGGAGAGAAGACGGGCAGCGCCGAAAGCCCGAGACCCAGAAGGGGGAAAAGGACGAAGGTGCTTGCGAGCACGGCGAGATGCAGCCGCAGGTTGCGGGCGCCCGCAACGATCGCCTCGCGTGAAAGCTTCGCGCCGTGCAGGAAGAAAAGCAGCACGATACCGGCATCGGTAAGCCATGCGAACGCGTTTGCCGCCGTGCCGCGCGCGGGGAGGAAGGTGGCCACCAGCACCGTTCCCAGCAGCGCGAGAACGAACGGTTCGAAAATGGCGAGCAGACGGCGAAGCATATGGCTGGGTCCAGGATCGAGGCGGACGGTTTCGGCAAGCACGGCCTCGAACGGGTGTTGCTTGGCGCATCAGGAAGGTCGCCGGCCGGGCCTTGCCGGTTCGGCGCCTTTCCGACAGTTCGGCGGGGCGGACGCTCAGTCGAGCGCGGCAAGCCCTGCCTGTGCAACGACCATGTCCTGTTCGTAGTGGCCGCCACTGACGCCGATCCCGCCGATTACGGCGCCGTCCAGGGTCAAGGTGTAGCCGCCCCCGAAAACCGTTAGACGCGGCGTTTTGATGATACCGTGCAGCAAAGGCGGATCGTCCTTGATGAACTCGAACCATGCATCGGTGGACATGCCGAAGGAAACGGCGGTGTAGGCCTTGTCCTGCGCGATTTCGACGCTCAGCATAGCCGCGCCGTCCATACGGGAAAACGCCTTGAGTACCCCGGATTCATCGACGATGGCGATGACCATCGGCGTGCCGATTTCGGTCGCCTTGGCTTCCGCTGCACGAAGGACATCGGCTGCCAGCGCGGCGGAGATGGAGGACTTTGTGATCGTTTTGGCACTCATGGCTATCGCGTTCCCCTTCGAGGTGCATCGCTCGGCGCCGAACAGGGCCCCGGATCGGTTCGGGGGCATGGCGACGCTACGGCCTTGCGGACTCCCGGGCGGGGCGGAGAGTCGGGCGGAGGGCGCGGCCTTCCGATCCCCGCTCGGGTTCGGACAAACGCTGTTTAGCCGTTTCCATGTAAATGTCTATACATAATTCATGGGCGACACGAGAAGATTCGCCCCGCTTTCGGCACGCGGCCACAGCGAAGCCCCGTGGCTGTTACGCGGCCGCTCAGTGCTGGCGTTCGTAACGAACGAAACGCCGCCGGGCATCGTCGTCCTGGAAGCGCGCGAACAGATCGTAGCGTGCTCCGTCGAACACCTGGCGCAGACGGGTGATCGGATCATCACCGCGCCAGGTTCGCCGCTCGAGCGAGAGGCAGGGAACGCCTTCCGTCAGTCCGAGCGTTTCGGCGGTGTCCCGATCGGCGCCGATCGCGGAAATTCGCGTTTCCACGCCCGTCCAGGGCACATGTTCGAGAAGCCATCCGCTGAGCGGCTGCTCTTCCAGCGCGACATCGGCCACTTCGGGAACCGATGCCAGGCTGATCACGCGAAATTCGAAGGCGAGCGGCTTTTCGTCCGAATAGTGTATACCCTTGACTTCGAGCAGCTTTTCGCCGCGCGCCAGATCCTGCTCGATCGCGTCATTGCGTTTGGGCTTTCGGATACGACGCGAGATCAATTCCCATCGATAGGCCTGTTCGCGTGCGATGATCTCGCTTTCCAGGTCTGGAATATCGAGGATGAGCGAATGCACGCGCGGCTTGGCAACGAAGGTGCCGAAGCGTTTGCGCCGCTCGACCAGGCCCGCCGCCGCCAGAGCGGAAATGGCCTTGTTCACCGTCATGCGCGCGCAGCCATACATGCGCATCAGTTCATGTTCGATCGGGATATGGTCGCCAGGAAGGAGTTCGCCAGATAGAATCTTCCTCTCGATGTCCGTCCTGATTTGCTCATGCAGGGAGAGGGGCAAGCCGCAAGCCTTTCCGGTTGTCTTGGATTTCGCAAGGGGTGAACATGCTTACCTGCCTTCTGCTTGGCGGCTTCGCAAGAAGTATCACCCCTTTGTCTTGAACCGGTCGCGTCGACGGGGCCGGGTAGGACGGAAACCTCCACAGGGTCCCGGGGCAGCATGCGGGCTCTGGTC
This genomic interval from Sphingosinithalassobacter tenebrarum contains the following:
- a CDS encoding bile acid:sodium symporter family protein: MLRRLLAIFEPFVLALLGTVLVATFLPARGTAANAFAWLTDAGIVLLFFLHGAKLSREAIVAGARNLRLHLAVLASTFVLFPLLGLGLSALPVFSPEMARGLLFLTLLPSTVQSSIAFTAIARGNVAAAVCSASFSNLLGMVITPALVTLLMTGADGNVGISAGTLRTIALQLLLPFALGHLLRPWVGGFVGRHKKLVTLVDRGSILLVVYTAFSAAVIEGLWLHVSGVDFALLLLACSLLLALVIAITWWSGRRLGLSREDAVVLLFCGSKKSLASGVPMAGALFPAAQVGAVILPLMMFHQIQLIVCAFIARRMMSEDQRT
- a CDS encoding UTRA domain-containing protein, yielding MPLSLHEQIRTDIERKILSGELLPGDHIPIEHELMRMYGCARMTVNKAISALAAAGLVERRKRFGTFVAKPRVHSLILDIPDLESEIIAREQAYRWELISRRIRKPKRNDAIEQDLARGEKLLEVKGIHYSDEKPLAFEFRVISLASVPEVADVALEEQPLSGWLLEHVPWTGVETRISAIGADRDTAETLGLTEGVPCLSLERRTWRGDDPITRLRQVFDGARYDLFARFQDDDARRRFVRYERQH
- a CDS encoding GlcG/HbpS family heme-binding protein, whose protein sequence is MSAKTITKSSISAALAADVLRAAEAKATEIGTPMVIAIVDESGVLKAFSRMDGAAMLSVEIAQDKAYTAVSFGMSTDAWFEFIKDDPPLLHGIIKTPRLTVFGGGYTLTLDGAVIGGIGVSGGHYEQDMVVAQAGLAALD